In the Dolichospermum flos-aquae CCAP 1403/13F genome, CACTTTGTCAAAGTCATTATGGTTTTAAAGGGGAATTCAGTATTGTTAGCATTGATGAGAAAAATTCGGGAAATCAAGTTATTCAAGTTCATGCTGTATTAAAAGCTATAAAATCAGAAGAAAATAACTATCAACTGAATTTAAAAAATATTAATTTTGTCATCTTCCCAGATTGGAGTCAATCTATAGAAGTAATATTTGCACAATTACTAAATGTATGTCAGTCCATTATTGATCACCCTAATAATAGTGATATTGCCTTACTTATTGATATCCAAAATACCAATTTAGAAGATGCGAACTTCTTATTAGCAGATGTTTTACTTAATCTTTGTTATCAAGGAAATATAGAAACTGATGACGATAAATTACCACAATTTAATTTATTCAAAACAAATTCACGAGAAGAATATAAAGGCTTATTGCCAATTTTACACTCTAGAATTATTTTAGAAAGTGAAAACAAAGAATTTATTAATCAAATAGGATTAGAATTACCTTGTTGGACTTTAGAAGAATTGAATAATAAAACTATTGAGATAAACAGAAATAAAATCTCAATATTGCAGCAAGTCGAAAATATTACTAATTTACTTGATCACAATATCATCATTAGGCCAAATTCAGGTAATGATAATCCCCTTTGGCAATACTTTTGTCAAAATCAAGGGAGATTAATCCACAAATGGCATCACTATTTTGATATTTACCACAATCATTTTTCTCGTTTTAGAAAATCACCTGTAAAAATCTTGGAAATTGGTGTATTTCACGGTGGTTCATTACAGATGTGGAAAAATTATTTTGGTGAAGCGGCACATATTTACGGAATTGATATTGACCCAAGATGTCAAGAATTAGAGGAAGATCGCATTAAAATTTTTATTGGTAGTCAGACAGATAGAGATTTTCTGCAATATGTAAGAAATACAATAGGAACAGTTGATATTATTATTGACGATGGTGGTCATACAATGGAACAACAAATATGTTCGTTTGAAGAATTATACCCGGCAGTTCAAGAAAGAGGAATATATTTAGTTGAAGATTTACATACAAGCTACTGGTCAGGATATGGTGGTGGCTATAAAAAAGAAGGTACTTTCATTGAGTATGCCAAAAATTTCATTGATCAACTTAATGCTTGGCATTCACAAGATCAGGAACTAACACCATCTCATTTAACAAAAACTTGTACTGGACTTCATTTCTATGATAGTGTGTTAGTAATTGAAAAGTATCCAAATCATTACAAACCAAAGACATCAATGACCGGCAAATTCTCCTTTTAATGTGAGTATTGTAAATATTGAGATTACGTTTTTCAAAAGCAAAATTTTATGAGTACCTGGCAATTAAGAACCCCCGTCGTCCTAATTATTTTCAATCGTACTGATACGACTCAAAGGGTATTTGACGCTATTCGTGAAGTAAAACCACTAAAATTATTGGTTATTTCTGATGCTCCAAGAATTAATAGGGAAGGTGAAGCCGAACAATGTGAAGCTACTAGGGCGATTATTAATCAAGTTGATTGGGAATGTGAGGTATTAACTAATCATTCAAATATCAATTTAGGTCCTCGAAAACGAATTAGTAGTGGGTTAGATTGGGTTTTTGAGCAGGTAGAAGAGGCGATAGTGCTGGAGCATGACTGTTTACCTGGTGCTACTTTTTTCCGTTACTGTGAAGAATTATTAGAAAAATATCGTGATGATGAGCGGATTATGATTATTTCTGGTAATAATTTACAATTTGGTAGGAAAAGAAACCAATATAGTTATTATTTTTCTCGTTATATTCATATTTGGGGGTGGGCAACTTGGCGACGAGCTTGGGAGAAATATGATGTCTCAATTCCAAAATGGAATGAGCTAAAAGATAGTTCGTGGCTTAGTGATTTGCTGGATAACCAACAGGCAGTTATGTATTGGTCGGGAATATTTGATGCTATAATATCCGGTTATGATACATGGGATTATAGTTTAGTTTTTAGCTTGTGGATAAATGAGGGTTTATCTATCTCACCACAAGTTAATTTAGTGTCAAATATCGGTTTTGGAGAAAATGCTGAAAACTGTAAAAATATTTCTAGCATCTTAGCCAATATGTTGGTGGAAGAATTGGAGTTTCCTCTTCAACATCCTGCTGTTATTTCTAGACATGAGGAAGCTGATGATTTCACAGAAAACCACTTTTTTAGTGCGTCAGAATGGATTCTTAATATCACAGTATTGAATAATGCTATTCATTTACTGGATAAAAATACAAATAAAATCAATCTGCAAAATACAACTTTAGTCACCATATCTTCTGTAGACATAGAACTTACGTTACTAAGTTTAGTAATTTCCAATTTAAACGCAAACTTTAATAGAGTATTATTCTTTACATCTGAGGAAATTGATCAAAGTTATTTGGAACTTTTCCCCCAATTAGAAATTATTAAAATTCATCCTATCAAGAATTTAGTTGAATATAGCAGATTTATAATCAAAGAGCTTAATTCATTTATAGAGACTGAATTTTGCCTAGTTACACAAGGAGATGGTTTTATTATCAATCCTCAGTTGTGGTCAGAGGAATTTTTAAATTATGATTATGTTGCTGCACCTTGGCGGAAACAATCTCATTTAGTTAACTCCCAAGGTCAGACAGTAGAAATACTTGACTTAAATAAAAATAGAGTGGGTAATGGTGGTTTTTCTTTAAGAAGTAAAAAGCTACTAGAATTATGTTCAGAATTGGATTTTGATAATATACAAACATCTTCATTATCAGAAGATTTGATTATCTGCCATTATTTTTATGACTGGTTTACAGGGAAAAGTATTAAATTTGCACCTTTAGAAGTTGCTATTAAATTTAGTTTTGAACAACCCATAGAAGAACTTGAAAACTTTTCTTGGCAAAACACCTTTGGATTCCATGGAAAACCTCATGTTATCTCTGTCCTAAATAAATTATCTCAAGATTTGAATTTAGACTTTTCTTCAGATAATTATCAAAACAGCGATTTTATCAATGAGTTAAAATTAAGAGATATTAATTTAATCATATTTCCTGATTGGACACAAGCAGAAGATGAACTTGGTTTTGAGTTACAAGAGGTAATTCAAACATTAGCAAATCACCCTGAAAATCAAAAAATTACCCTGATTATTTACACAGGTAATATTGCTATTGAAGATGCAGAAATGTTTTTATCTAGTGTAGCCATGAATCTGTTAATGGAGGATTTAGACATTAGCGATACTATAGAGATTTCCTTGATTGATAAATTAGGAAATATGCAATGGCAATCTTTGTTACCCCGTATTTATGGTAGAGTGATCTTGAGTAATGAAGCTAAAATAAATTTAGCACAAATACCAGTTAGTAACTTAGAAAGTTATCCATTGGATAGTTTGATAAGTCAATTTTAAGAGTCTTAGAAATGTAGGTTGGGTTAAGCAATAGTGCAACTTTTGATTCTTTTTGATAGCTGAAGTCCTTGTATTTCACTCAACCAAGAACCGCTGTATCAAATCCAGTTACTTTTGAAGATACCAATTATCATCTAATAATTGTTCTAAAGAATAGGGACAATTATCAGGGAATAGATTTGATGCTAATCCTGTTTTTTGAACAACAACTTTCAAAGCAACATTGTAAATATGATCTAATTCTTGAACTAACTTATTTTTTAATGTAGTAGTTAAGCTATTGTTTAAATCATCTCTAAAAGCGATTATTTCTCCCTGCCAATGCCGATGGTTTCGATCATATTCGTCTTGCCAATATTCTAATAGTAAAATATGAATTATAATTTGTCTTAATAGACTTCTAACTTTGTTTAAATCATTTCTTCCCAAACTTTCTAACTCCTCAATTAAATTTTCTAAGTCTAAGTTTTCTAATTTTTTTGCTTTTAGAAGCTTAATAGTTTCTTCCAACCAGAGATAATCGTCAATTTCATACAGTCTTTGTAGTTGATTTGGTGTTTTATTTAACATAATCACAATCCTTTTTTTGTTAGGATGGGTCATTTATAGCGTTTTCCGCTTTGATGAGGTACAAAGTTGAATCATGAAACTCTTGTGGTGCGGGCATACTTCAACAAGCTCAGTACAAGTCTTGCCCGCTAGATATGTACATCATAACATCGGGAAGTGCTGTAATTAAAAAATATGGCGTTGCTGAATTGAGGTATGAAATTCCCAAATTGAACCTTTAAAACTCAAACCTCAGTGCGTCTTTGCGCCTTTTCATGAGACTAAAATTCATACCCTTAATCAGCAACGCCGATTCTTGCATTATTCATTATATCAAAGTTACCATAAATGTTGGGTTTCCTTGCGTCAACCCAACCTACTTATTTTCTGCTATCAACATACTTTTGCCACATTTGCTGATACGCATTCTCCATTTCCCGCGCAAATTTCTGACCATTCCATAGCGGTGATGTTTGTCTTGACTTTCGCAATTTCCACACAATTTCTTGTCTTAATTTCTCATCCTTACCCAACTTCACACCCCACTCGACATACTCTTCATCACTCCAAGCTAAACCTTCAGTTACACCCACATTCATCATCATTGTATAGCTGTTCCGGGCTGCAAATTGTTCCCCCACTCTTGTCACTATCGGTATACCCATCCATAATGTTTCCAAGGTTGTAGTTGCACCATTATAGGGATAGGTATCTAAGACGATATCTGCAATGGCTAGATTCGCCCGGTGTTCCATGTCTGTAGGTGCAGTGGGTAAAAACCTAAAACATTCTAAATCAAGTCCTTCCGCTTCAGCAAGGGGGGCAATAAAATTTTGCAGATCTTCATGATTGCTGCGAAAACTTTTCAGCAGAAAATAACTATTAGGAACTTGTTTGATAATTTGCATTTGTAACCGGATATTATCGGGATTACGTTTTAATCCAGTTTGAGAACTAAAATAAATAATTCCATCATTAGGAATATCTAAAGATTCTCTACTGATAGTTGGTGTTCCCACAGTAAAGCCATCAATACCAATATAATTTTGCGGGAGTCGCCAAATCTTTTCTGTATAATAATCCTGTGCTGATTCTGGTAAAACATAGTTATCAGCAATAAAATAATCAACCCTCGGGAAACCAGTGGCATCATACCCTAACCAACTAACTTGAATCGGTGCGGGTTTCAAAGCTAAAATAACACAATTACTATAGGAAGTTAAACTATCTAAATCAACTAAAATATCTATTTCATCTTCATTTATTTTATCTGTAACCGTCACTATGGGCGGGCATAATTGATGAAAATGATCACCAAATTCGTTTTTATAAGCTTGTTGTTGTGGATCATAAATATTCTCTCTTAAAGAATATAAATGAATATCAAATTCTTGGCGATTATGATATTTTAATAACCACCAAGCTAAATAACCGACAGAATGAGAAATAAAACACTCTGATACATAGCCTATCCTTAAAGGACGCGCACTCAAAGCAGGACGAGGTCTATTAAAACGCTGTTGATAAATGTTAATCTCTTGAGAATACTCTTTCCAGATCATTTTTTGACATAAAGCAGCTAATCCATTACGAATTAATCTATTTTCATGGGGATTATCTTCCATGTATAGGAAAAAGTGACCAATGGCTAAGATATCAATCAAACTTTTGCTTTCTGTTTGATTGTTGACAAGATCAGATAAAAGTTGTTTATATTGTTCGTAAATCTGAACCGCTTGTTCTGGATAATCAAGAGAATATAAAAATCCTGTCAGTAAGAAGTGATTACCGAGAATTTCATTAATTGGTTCTTGAGCAATTTCTAAATATTTGTTTGCCCAATCAATAGACTCTTTATGATAAGATCCTGATAGACTTTGCAGGGAAAAAATAATTTTGCCAAGACAAACTAAATTATTGGGTCTTAGGTGGTAGGCAATTTTCGCAAAATAAAGTGACATCTGGTAGTCGAAAAAATGACTATAGACATCAGCTTTATCTATCAATAATTTAATAATAGTTTCAGAATTTATTAAATAGGGTATAAAGGCTTCTACTA is a window encoding:
- a CDS encoding DUF5672 family protein, whose product is MSTWQLRTPVVLIIFNRTDTTQRVFDAIREVKPLKLLVISDAPRINREGEAEQCEATRAIINQVDWECEVLTNHSNINLGPRKRISSGLDWVFEQVEEAIVLEHDCLPGATFFRYCEELLEKYRDDERIMIISGNNLQFGRKRNQYSYYFSRYIHIWGWATWRRAWEKYDVSIPKWNELKDSSWLSDLLDNQQAVMYWSGIFDAIISGYDTWDYSLVFSLWINEGLSISPQVNLVSNIGFGENAENCKNISSILANMLVEELEFPLQHPAVISRHEEADDFTENHFFSASEWILNITVLNNAIHLLDKNTNKINLQNTTLVTISSVDIELTLLSLVISNLNANFNRVLFFTSEEIDQSYLELFPQLEIIKIHPIKNLVEYSRFIIKELNSFIETEFCLVTQGDGFIINPQLWSEEFLNYDYVAAPWRKQSHLVNSQGQTVEILDLNKNRVGNGGFSLRSKKLLELCSELDFDNIQTSSLSEDLIICHYFYDWFTGKSIKFAPLEVAIKFSFEQPIEELENFSWQNTFGFHGKPHVISVLNKLSQDLNLDFSSDNYQNSDFINELKLRDINLIIFPDWTQAEDELGFELQEVIQTLANHPENQKITLIIYTGNIAIEDAEMFLSSVAMNLLMEDLDISDTIEISLIDKLGNMQWQSLLPRIYGRVILSNEAKINLAQIPVSNLESYPLDSLISQF
- a CDS encoding O-linked N-acetylglucosamine transferase, SPINDLY family protein; the encoded protein is MITTNLNNQISTTPSLLSIQEYEQNITENPQEVTNYWYLGLALLLAGREEEAQIVWMTPLLEFGEEESEQWLLQLTEVLFNAAQQQETDSQSQLAWVIRQHIREFVPGHINNLLKIIELNIDLEIEDLQTNVNQLIAIISELIEPPIFDEKLLVQVIEKLLRPNPVNPPAFIDKLVEAFIPYLINSETIIKLLIDKADVYSHFFDYQMSLYFAKIAYHLRPNNLVCLGKIIFSLQSLSGSYHKESIDWANKYLEIAQEPINEILGNHFLLTGFLYSLDYPEQAVQIYEQYKQLLSDLVNNQTESKSLIDILAIGHFFLYMEDNPHENRLIRNGLAALCQKMIWKEYSQEINIYQQRFNRPRPALSARPLRIGYVSECFISHSVGYLAWWLLKYHNRQEFDIHLYSLRENIYDPQQQAYKNEFGDHFHQLCPPIVTVTDKINEDEIDILVDLDSLTSYSNCVILALKPAPIQVSWLGYDATGFPRVDYFIADNYVLPESAQDYYTEKIWRLPQNYIGIDGFTVGTPTISRESLDIPNDGIIYFSSQTGLKRNPDNIRLQMQIIKQVPNSYFLLKSFRSNHEDLQNFIAPLAEAEGLDLECFRFLPTAPTDMEHRANLAIADIVLDTYPYNGATTTLETLWMGIPIVTRVGEQFAARNSYTMMMNVGVTEGLAWSDEEYVEWGVKLGKDEKLRQEIVWKLRKSRQTSPLWNGQKFAREMENAYQQMWQKYVDSRK
- a CDS encoding DUF29 domain-containing protein; the encoded protein is MLNKTPNQLQRLYEIDDYLWLEETIKLLKAKKLENLDLENLIEELESLGRNDLNKVRSLLRQIIIHILLLEYWQDEYDRNHRHWQGEIIAFRDDLNNSLTTTLKNKLVQELDHIYNVALKVVVQKTGLASNLFPDNCPYSLEQLLDDNWYLQK
- a CDS encoding class I SAM-dependent methyltransferase, with the translated sequence MDLGCGTHKAEGFIGVDLVPADGVDVIANLNGHFPFPDNSVDFIKAHDIIGHLPDRIHTMNEIWRILKPDGIVDISVPSTDGRGAFQDPTHVSFWNINSFMYYCQEFPPYLALCQSHYGFKGEFSIVSIDEKNSGNQVIQVHAVLKAIKSEENNYQLNLKNINFVIFPDWSQSIEVIFAQLLNVCQSIIDHPNNSDIALLIDIQNTNLEDANFLLADVLLNLCYQGNIETDDDKLPQFNLFKTNSREEYKGLLPILHSRIILESENKEFINQIGLELPCWTLEELNNKTIEINRNKISILQQVENITNLLDHNIIIRPNSGNDNPLWQYFCQNQGRLIHKWHHYFDIYHNHFSRFRKSPVKILEIGVFHGGSLQMWKNYFGEAAHIYGIDIDPRCQELEEDRIKIFIGSQTDRDFLQYVRNTIGTVDIIIDDGGHTMEQQICSFEELYPAVQERGIYLVEDLHTSYWSGYGGGYKKEGTFIEYAKNFIDQLNAWHSQDQELTPSHLTKTCTGLHFYDSVLVIEKYPNHYKPKTSMTGKFSF